One part of the Calypte anna isolate BGI_N300 chromosome 12, bCalAnn1_v1.p, whole genome shotgun sequence genome encodes these proteins:
- the ABHD6 gene encoding monoacylglycerol lipase ABHD6, producing MDPDVLNMFVIAGGTLAIPILAFVASFLLWPSALIRIYYWYWRRALGMQVRYANYDDYQFCYSYRGRPGYRPSILMLHGFSAHKDMWLSIVKFLPKNLHLVCVDMPGHEGTTRSDLDDYSISGQAKRIHEFVECIRLNRRPFHLVGTSMGGNVAGVYAAQYPEDICSLTLICPAGLPSTTDSKFIKQLREMQESKCIDRIPLIPSTPEEMSDMLKLCSYVRFKVPQQILQGLVDVRIPHNDFYRKLFLEIVDEKSRHSLYENMSKIKVPTQVIWGKQDQVLDVSGASVLASNIPDCHVYILENCGHSVVVERPRKTANLILEFLALLHSMDNNKKQA from the exons ATGGACCCAGATGTGCTGAACATGTTTGTCATCGCCGGTGGCACCCTGGCCATCCCCATCCTGGCTTTTGTggcctccttcctcctctggcCCTCGGCACTTATCCGCATCTACTACTG gtaCTGGCGCCGAGCCTTGGGTATGCAGGTTAGATATGCAAACTACGATGACTACCAGTTTTGTTATTCATATAGAGGGAGACCTGGATATCGGCCATCCATCCTGATGTTACATGGGTTCTCAGCCCACAAAGACATGTGGCTGTCCATAGTCAAG TTCCTGCCAAAGAACCTGCACTTGGTGTGTGTTGACATGCCCGGGCACGAGGGCACGACCCGCTCCGACTTGGACGATTACTCCATTAGTGGGCAAGCAAAGAGAATACACGAG tTTGTGGAGTGCATCAGGCTGAACAGAAGGCCCTTTCATCTGGTTGGCACGTCAATGGGGGGAAATGTTGCTGGTGTCTATGCTGCTCAGTACCCAGAAGACATTTGCAGCCTGACCCTCATCTGTCCTGCAG GCCTACCAAGTACCACTGACAGCAAGTTCATTAAGCAGCTTCGGGAGATGCAGGAGTCCAAATGCATCGACAGGATCCCATTAATTCCCTCGACACCTGAGGAGATGTCAGATATGCTGAAACTCTGCTCCTATGTTCGCTTCAAGGTGCCACAACAG atCCTCCAGGGCCTGGTTGACGTGCGCATCCCTCACAATGACTTTTATCGGAAAT TGTTCTTAGAAATCGTGGATGAAAAGTCCAGGCACTCTCTTTATGAGAACATGAGCAAGATCAAAGTGCCAACACAGGTCATCTGGGGAAAGCAGGACCAG GTCCTTGATGTTTCTGGTGCCAGTGTTTTAGCAAGCAATATCCCAGACTGCCACGTGTACATCCTGGAAAACTGCGGGCACTCGGTGGTGGTGGAGCGGCCCCGCAAGACAGCCAACCTCATCCTGGAgttcctggcactgctgcacaGCATGGACAACAACAAGAAGCAGGCATGA